A DNA window from Chryseobacterium sp. MEBOG06 contains the following coding sequences:
- a CDS encoding methionine aminotransferase has protein sequence MIQLPLSKLSDVGTTIFSQMTQLANENEAINLSQGFPDYMPDPELLNYVDDFIKKGFNQYAPLGGMIGLKEEIARKIENSHQAVYHPDSEITVTAGGTQAIFTAIATFIKKDDEVVIFEPAYDCYEPTVELFGGLVKRFEMKAPDYNIDWNAVKNLISEKTKMIILNNPNNPSGRILNENDIQELIQLVKGTSILILSDEVYENIVFDGKQHLSICKYPELKERSLLVASFGKLFHVTGWKVGYCAAPKNLTDEFRKVHQFNVFCVNTPVQLALAEYMKNDEHYIHLNQFFQEKRDFLRNGLSGTSFELLDCEGTYFQAVKYDRISDKNDFDFASELTINHKVASVPFSSFYKQKRNDHVIRLCFAKKQETLEKALENLSKL, from the coding sequence ATGATACAACTTCCTCTTTCCAAACTTTCTGATGTAGGAACTACTATTTTCAGCCAAATGACACAGCTTGCCAACGAAAATGAGGCTATTAACCTTTCGCAGGGATTCCCGGATTATATGCCGGATCCGGAATTGCTGAATTATGTAGATGATTTTATAAAAAAAGGGTTTAATCAATATGCTCCGCTAGGTGGAATGATAGGACTAAAGGAAGAGATTGCCAGAAAGATCGAAAACAGTCATCAGGCAGTTTATCATCCTGATTCTGAAATAACAGTTACTGCCGGGGGAACTCAGGCTATTTTTACAGCTATTGCCACGTTTATCAAAAAAGATGACGAAGTGGTCATTTTTGAACCGGCCTATGACTGCTATGAACCTACAGTAGAACTTTTTGGTGGTCTTGTAAAACGTTTTGAAATGAAAGCTCCTGATTATAATATTGATTGGAATGCGGTAAAAAATCTGATCAGTGAAAAAACAAAAATGATCATCCTCAACAACCCGAACAATCCGTCAGGAAGAATTTTAAATGAAAATGATATTCAGGAACTTATTCAGTTGGTAAAAGGTACTTCCATTTTAATTTTAAGTGATGAAGTTTATGAAAATATTGTTTTTGACGGGAAACAGCATTTAAGCATCTGCAAATATCCTGAGCTTAAAGAAAGAAGTCTTTTAGTTGCCTCTTTCGGAAAGCTATTCCATGTTACAGGCTGGAAAGTGGGTTATTGCGCTGCTCCGAAGAATTTAACAGATGAATTCAGAAAGGTCCATCAGTTTAATGTTTTCTGTGTGAACACCCCTGTTCAGCTTGCTTTGGCTGAGTATATGAAAAATGATGAGCATTACATTCATCTGAATCAGTTTTTCCAGGAAAAAAGAGATTTCCTGAGAAACGGCCTCTCCGGAACTTCTTTTGAGCTTTTGGATTGTGAAGGGACTTATTTTCAAGCTGTTAAATACGACAGAATTTCTGATAAAAATGATTTTGACTTCGCTTCAGAGCTGACCATCAATCATAAAGTGGCAAGTGTTCCGTTTTCATCTTTTTATAAACAGAAAAGAAACGATCATGTAATCAGACTATGTTTCGCAAAAAAACAGGAAACTCTGGAAAAAGCACTTGAAAATCTGTCTAAACTTTAA
- the cls gene encoding cardiolipin synthase encodes MIKDFFDQFPYILLGLEGLYLVGIIFLAAKIIMDTRNTSKTLAYLMLIIFLPVFGIIIYFVFGVNYRKNKFYTFKIERNEQVYNEISTYIRETHYKTLENHKGEIDNFLTTVNFLYKAGHSPLSEGNHAEILINGEGKFEKVFEVINRAVHHIHLEYYIYDNDDIGNRLADVLIKKASEGVKVRFLYDDMGSGKIGRTLLKRLKSGGVEISPVNKITFRLLANRVNYRDHRKIIIVDGEEVFTGGINVSDKYINPNSKQYWRDVHLYIKGEAAFYFQFLFFSNWIFATEKIPEISQLYFAHKNKEGGTSLIQTAASGPDTKPSIMLSTASAVLAAKKRIYIVTPYFIPVETVLNAIKQAAISGVDVRLMVPKFGDSIIVNAAAYSYYDELLESKVRVFFYKKGFLHAKTMIIDDNFSSVGTANMDVRSQELNFEVNALVFDRAINKTLEELFHQDMKDCEEIHLSTWRKRSKAKVFFEHLARLLSPLI; translated from the coding sequence ATGATTAAAGATTTTTTCGACCAGTTTCCTTATATCCTTCTGGGCCTTGAAGGTCTCTATCTTGTGGGGATTATTTTTCTGGCCGCAAAAATTATTATGGATACCAGAAACACCAGCAAGACACTGGCTTATCTGATGCTGATTATCTTTCTTCCTGTTTTCGGAATTATCATCTACTTCGTTTTTGGAGTCAATTACAGAAAAAATAAATTCTATACATTTAAAATAGAACGTAATGAGCAGGTTTATAATGAAATCAGTACTTACATCCGTGAAACCCACTATAAAACACTGGAAAATCATAAAGGTGAAATAGACAATTTTCTTACGACGGTCAATTTTCTTTACAAAGCCGGGCATTCTCCATTATCAGAGGGTAACCATGCGGAGATCCTGATCAATGGAGAAGGTAAATTCGAAAAAGTTTTTGAGGTAATCAACAGGGCTGTTCATCATATTCATCTGGAGTATTATATTTATGATAATGACGATATAGGAAACAGACTTGCTGATGTTTTGATAAAAAAGGCATCAGAAGGGGTTAAAGTCCGTTTTTTATATGATGACATGGGAAGCGGTAAAATAGGGCGTACACTTTTGAAAAGACTGAAATCCGGAGGAGTGGAAATATCTCCCGTTAACAAAATTACCTTCAGGCTGCTTGCCAACAGGGTTAATTACCGGGATCACAGAAAGATTATTATTGTGGACGGTGAAGAAGTATTTACAGGAGGTATCAACGTTTCCGATAAATACATTAATCCCAATTCAAAGCAATATTGGAGGGATGTTCATCTCTATATTAAAGGCGAAGCTGCTTTTTATTTTCAGTTTTTATTTTTCAGTAACTGGATCTTTGCTACAGAAAAAATTCCCGAAATCTCCCAATTATATTTTGCCCATAAAAATAAAGAAGGGGGAACTTCACTTATTCAGACAGCAGCCAGCGGACCGGATACCAAACCTTCCATTATGCTCAGTACTGCTTCAGCGGTACTTGCTGCCAAAAAAAGAATATACATTGTTACCCCATATTTTATCCCGGTTGAAACGGTTCTGAATGCTATAAAACAGGCCGCTATTTCCGGAGTGGACGTAAGGCTGATGGTTCCTAAGTTCGGTGATTCCATCATCGTCAATGCTGCGGCTTACTCTTATTATGACGAGCTTTTAGAAAGCAAAGTAAGGGTTTTCTTTTATAAAAAAGGTTTCCTTCACGCCAAAACCATGATTATAGATGATAACTTTTCATCTGTAGGAACAGCCAATATGGATGTCAGAAGTCAGGAACTGAACTTCGAAGTCAATGCGCTGGTTTTCGACCGGGCAATCAACAAAACTCTTGAAGAATTGTTTCATCAGGATATGAAAGACTGTGAAGAAATTCATCTTAGTACATGGAGAAAAAGATCAAAGGCCAAAGTTTTCTTCGAACATCTGGCCAGGCTGCTTTCTCCGCTGATATAG